A part of Uloborus diversus isolate 005 chromosome 6, Udiv.v.3.1, whole genome shotgun sequence genomic DNA contains:
- the LOC129224302 gene encoding oxytocin receptor-like has protein sequence MNSSITPGIDSAIEVVLLNLTARSSPAELNADSQFDVFGPEYHRQMRIAILTIMIITSLIGNAIMCAHIKLHRHRNQRIQLLFINLAAADLLVTCFTMTSQLVWECMGREWIAGPVFCPIFKVLQTFTMVCSNYLIVTIGLDRHSAIVYPLRRNINTRWYLATAWMASLLPSIPNAYVFEQYTTPSGKTFCVAKFYTSSLSIRARQIYMACVFLAVFILPIFIIVGLYTRILYVVWTRSRAFPGHLTSAESVTSNCIPKDMNGAQSHYPRAKIKTLKMTLVVVITFLATSLPYLIQEMIIAFGDTSILNENVVAMTGIISAFNSTINPYVYLLFNAKANVAKRISNYLCTCFLPLHARGESKIEVSSNV, from the coding sequence ATGAACTCATCCATTACACCAGGAATAGATTCGGCCATTGAAGTTGTTCTTTTGAATTTGACTGCGAGATCCTCTCCAGCAGAGTTAAATGCTGACAGCCAGTTTGATGTGTTTGGACCAGAATACCATCGCCAGATGCGCATTGCAATTCTCACAATCATGATCATTACCTCCCTCATCGGCAACGCCATTATGTGTGCTCACATCAAATTACATCGCCACAGAAACCAACGAATACAGTTACTTTTCATTAATTTAGCTGCCGCAGATCTGTTGGTCACCTGCTTCACAATGACTTCTCAGCTAGTTTGGGAATGTATGGGAAGGGAATGGATCGCCGGACCTGTCTTCTGTCCCATCTTCAAAGTCCTCCAGACATTCACGATGGTCTGCTCAAACTACTTGATTGTAACAATTGGCTTGGACAGGCATTCGGCCATCGTGTATCCTCTCAGGAGAAATATCAACACTCGATGGTATTTAGCAACAGCTTGGATGGCATCACTTCTACCATCCATTCCAAATGCATATGTCTTCGAGCAATACACCACTCCTTCTGGTAAAACGTTTTGCGTGGCAAAATTTTACACTTCTTCTTTATCCATTCGTGCAAGACAAATATATATGGCCTGTGTGTTTCTTGCGGTGTTCATTTTGCCAATCTTTATCATTGTTGGCCTCTATACAAGGATCTTATATGTCGTGTGGACACGATCCAGAGCATTTCCAGGACACCTGACTTCTGCCGAATCAGTGACATCGAATTGCATTCCGAAAGACATGAACGGTGCCCAATCGCACTATCCACgagcaaaaataaaaaccttgAAGATGACACTAGTTGTTGTCATCACATTTCTTGCAACATCATTGCCTTATTTGATCCAAGAAATGATCATAGCTTTTGGAGACACATCAATTCTGAACGAGAACGTTGTTGCAATGACTGGTATCATATCAGCATTCAACAGTACCATTAATCCTTACGTGTACTTGTTATTTAATGCCAAGGCCAATGTGGcgaaacgaatttcaaattatttgTGTACTTGTTTTCTACCCTTACATGCAAGGGGTGAATCCAAAATAGAAGTTAGCAGTAATGTTTAA